The following is a genomic window from Desulfofarcimen acetoxidans DSM 771.
TTGACACTGTAAGCAATACCGAAGCAAATACAACTAGCGCAAGTGTTTCCCGCCACAAATACTTCAAACCGATCCCTTTTAAGAATATGCCTCTTACTATATCAAGAAAATAGGTCAGCGGCAAAAGAGCTCCCAGCATTTTCAAAAACGGCGGCATGGTTTCCCTGGGAAACATAAAGCCTGATAATAAAACTGAAGGCAGTAAAAGAAGAAATGTCATTTGCATAGCCTGCAGTTGGGTTTTGGAAATAGTAGAAATAAGTAGTCCAATTGAGAGCACGGTAATTAAGAAAAGTATGGCCAAAACAAAGAGCAGCAAAACACTTCCCTTAGGCGGCACGCCAAACCAGTAAATACCCATAAGCAGGACAGAAGTCAGAGAAACAAAGCCGATGGCTACAAAAGGCAGCAGCTTGCCTAACAGCAACTCAGAAGGGAGGATTGGCGTTACCACAATTTGCTCCAACGTTCCCCGCTCCTTTTCACGCACCATCGAAAAAGACGTTAACATGGCAATGACGTTTTGGAGAATTAGCCCGATCAGTGCCGGGATATTAAAAACAGTTGATTTCATATCAGGGTTATACCAAACGCGAGTTTCTACTCTAACCGGCATATTAATAACAGTCGCACCGGTTTGCTTACCCAACCTGGAGGATTGAACTTCCCAGGCCTTATTAATACCCACAAGCTGCACTGCTGACATTGCCGCACGTGCGGCCGTAGGATCGGAGCCGTCTACCAGAACCTGGATAACGCCTTGCTCTCCGGCCTGAATTGCCTCACCGTAATCAGGCGGTATAATAACTGCCACCCTGGCTTCCCCACTGTCTAAATAGCCGGTAATTGACTTATAACCGTAAACATAGTAATCAGGGTCCAGATAAGTTGAGTTGCGCAGGGCAGTAATAAATTCCCTGCTGTCAAGGCTATTTGACTGATCCCATACCACAGTGGGCAGGTGATCAATATCTGTATTTACAGCATAACCAAAGAGTAAGAGGAGAATCACCGGCATACCAACTGCCATAATGACACTTGGCTTATCCCGTTTAATCTGGATAAATTCTTTTTTCAATACTGCCCAAAAGCGTATAATACTAAAGCTCCTCATAATCATACCTCTTTTTTTATGTGCTTGTTACGGGGGTCATCACTTGCTTCTTGTTCAACATAATAAATAAACAAATCGTCAAGGCTCTTTTTATGCTCCCGCTCTTTCATCTCTTGCGGGGTGCCGAAAGCTATTAACTTACCGTTGAAAACAAAACCGATATAATCACAACTGTCAGCCTCATCCATATAATGAGTACTGACCAGAATTGTCATACCTTGCCCGGCCAGTAAATTTATAATGTTCCAAAAGATCCGCCTGGAAACGGGATCAACACCTGCTGTCGGCTCATCCAGTACAATCAATTTAGGATCATGCAGCAACGCACAGGCCAGGGAAACACGCTGCTTCCAGCCGCCCGAAAGAGATTGAACGAGCTGTCCAAGCCTCTCTTTTAGGCCAACAAGTTCAATTATCTTCTGTTTCTGCTGCAACTTCCTCTGGCCGGAAAGGTTATATACACCGGCATAAAAATTCATGTTCTCCTCAACTGTCAGGTCGTCGTAAAGGCTGAATTTTTGAGACATGTAGCCTATTTTTTGTTTAATCTCTTCAGCCTGGGTCATAACATCATGACCCAAAACAAATGCCGTCCCCTCGGTTGGCACCAGCACACCGCACAGCAAACGAATAGTCGTGGTCTTTCCTGCGCCG
Proteins encoded in this region:
- a CDS encoding ABC transporter permease, whose translation is MRSFSIIRFWAVLKKEFIQIKRDKPSVIMAVGMPVILLLLFGYAVNTDIDHLPTVVWDQSNSLDSREFITALRNSTYLDPDYYVYGYKSITGYLDSGEARVAVIIPPDYGEAIQAGEQGVIQVLVDGSDPTAARAAMSAVQLVGINKAWEVQSSRLGKQTGATVINMPVRVETRVWYNPDMKSTVFNIPALIGLILQNVIAMLTSFSMVREKERGTLEQIVVTPILPSELLLGKLLPFVAIGFVSLTSVLLMGIYWFGVPPKGSVLLLFVLAILFLITVLSIGLLISTISKTQLQAMQMTFLLLLPSVLLSGFMFPRETMPPFLKMLGALLPLTYFLDIVRGIFLKGIGLKYLWRETLALVVFASVLLTVSMVKFKKNVG
- a CDS encoding ABC transporter ATP-binding protein, which codes for MNLAIDAKGLHKKFGSYTAVEGVTFQLPEGKKMAFVGPNGAGKTTTIRLLCGVLVPTEGTAFVLGHDVMTQAEEIKQKIGYMSQKFSLYDDLTVEENMNFYAGVYNLSGQRKLQQKQKIIELVGLKERLGQLVQSLSGGWKQRVSLACALLHDPKLIVLDEPTAGVDPVSRRIFWNIINLLAGQGMTILVSTHYMDEADSCDYIGFVFNGKLIAFGTPQEMKEREHKKSLDDLFIYYVEQEASDDPRNKHIKKEV